Proteins from a genomic interval of Acanthochromis polyacanthus isolate Apoly-LR-REF ecotype Palm Island chromosome 24, KAUST_Apoly_ChrSc, whole genome shotgun sequence:
- the LOC127532706 gene encoding selection and upkeep of intraepithelial T-cells protein 8-like, with protein sequence MAAGTRVFCFLIICSLVCSSRAQTNITAELGQDVNLTCKVPNKYSITIIAVQWIRLDQDPEYVLLYRDGHLDPEYQHPSYQNRVDLQNKEVKDGDASLILKKVKMEDTGTYECRVSEKGKKDPISITYLVVVEPGNKNAFIGDGGEKDGGEKDINTRDGGNKTGIIAGSVVGVILLAVAAAGFLIYRQHMGQNPNLPVPPDEAAPIEMLPVPEQHQKQPELV encoded by the exons ATGGCAGCAGGAACACGGGTGTTCTGCTTTCTGATCATCTGTTCTCTGGTCTGCTCCTCTAGAG ctcAGACAAACATCACAGCTGAACTTGGACAGGATGTCAATCTAACATGTAAAGTTCCCAACAAGTACAGCATCACCATCATTGCTGTACAGTGGATCAGACTTGATCAGGATCCAGAATATGTTCTTCTGTACCGAGATGGACACTTAGATCCAGAATACCAGCATCCATCTTATCAGAACCGGGTGGATCTGCAGAATAAAGAGGTGAAGGACGGAGATGCTTCTCTGATTCTGAAGAAAGTGAAGATGGAGGACACTGGAACATACGAGTGTCGTGTTTCtgagaaaggaaagaaagatcCTATCAGCATCACCTACCTGGTAGTTGTTGAACCAG GAAACAAGAATGCATTCATTGGCGATGGAGGAGAAAAGGATGGAGGAGAAAAGGATATAAACACCAGAGATGGAGGAAACAAGACGGGAATCATTGCAGGATCCGTAGTGGGTGTGATACTTCTtgctgtggctgctgctggttttctgATCTATAGACAACACATGGGGCAGAATCCAAACCTCCCAGTTCCTCCTGATGAAGCAGCACCTATAGAGATGTTACCAGTTCCTGAACAGCATCAGAAACAACCAGAGCTTGTGTAA